One genomic region from Halococcus qingdaonensis encodes:
- a CDS encoding ISH3 family transposase translates to METLSLDLLSALPMEGVEGSPLDADVIWKTVERAATDATSVHHVVENTDETPDDDETIMDWLRTIEPDALEEVVNDLLAEHATTILDPDRSRIVIIDFVDNPYHGTCLTDPIEICSMKPRDGTTKCHRYCTAFVLDSKKPLTLAITPVTSDEDAADAVGRVFDRVDQLPFGVDAILADRGYYQERVIRRARATAPVVLPVVKKGERLRDQLDTHASYWTEYAMYKDKDRELEFPHAVCVSYQNGDRGKNGEVVRGYVACDLTDRTPKQVETLYRKRSAIETSYRTYREARAITATPDPLIRFVFVAVSFLLRNLWLIVRWTVVARPRQGGRDLPTEFTFELVCGWIRDHLSADLGWQYTWETNGVGLPPGYGPTAA, encoded by the coding sequence ATGGAAACGCTGTCGCTTGATCTCCTCTCAGCACTACCTATGGAAGGCGTCGAGGGTTCGCCCCTCGACGCCGACGTGATCTGGAAAACTGTCGAGCGAGCCGCTACCGACGCCACTTCCGTTCATCACGTCGTCGAAAACACTGACGAAACACCTGATGACGACGAAACTATCATGGATTGGCTCCGGACCATCGAACCGGACGCTCTCGAAGAGGTCGTTAACGACCTTCTTGCTGAACACGCCACGACGATCCTCGACCCTGACCGGTCGAGGATCGTCATCATCGATTTCGTCGACAACCCCTATCACGGGACGTGTCTCACCGATCCAATCGAGATCTGTTCGATGAAGCCCCGCGACGGTACCACCAAGTGCCACCGATACTGTACCGCGTTCGTCCTCGACAGCAAGAAGCCACTCACACTCGCTATAACGCCCGTCACGAGCGACGAGGACGCGGCCGACGCTGTCGGGCGCGTCTTCGACCGCGTCGACCAGTTACCCTTCGGGGTCGATGCTATTCTCGCGGATCGCGGTTACTACCAAGAGCGCGTCATTCGACGCGCTCGTGCCACTGCTCCTGTCGTTCTCCCAGTCGTGAAGAAAGGCGAACGACTGCGCGATCAACTTGACACGCACGCCTCCTACTGGACCGAATACGCGATGTACAAGGACAAAGACCGAGAGCTTGAGTTTCCGCACGCGGTCTGTGTCTCCTACCAGAACGGCGACCGCGGCAAGAACGGCGAAGTCGTCCGTGGCTACGTGGCGTGCGATCTCACCGATCGCACGCCCAAACAGGTCGAAACGCTCTATCGGAAGCGCTCAGCCATCGAAACCAGCTACCGCACCTACCGCGAAGCGAGAGCGATAACGGCCACACCAGACCCACTGATTCGCTTCGTATTCGTGGCTGTGAGCTTCCTCTTGCGGAATCTCTGGTTGATCGTGCGCTGGACGGTCGTCGCCCGCCCACGGCAGGGCGGGCGCGACCTTCCGACTGAGTTCACGTTCGAATTGGTGTGTGGCTGGATCAGAGATCACCTAAGCGCTGATCTAGGCTGGCAGTACACGTGGGAGACCAACGGTGTCGGTCTGCCTCCGGGTTACGGCCCGACCGCGGCCTGA
- a CDS encoding NAD-dependent epimerase/dehydratase family protein, translating into MEDLVAAGADVRIADDLSSGKPKNLEAVADDIELLEGNLKHWEFANEATAGVDTVFHLAADHGGRGYISNYPANCATNLALDNIVYETAAENNVERICFASSACTYPTDIQQERQRLHEDMVSFDERGGAYADEMYGWAKLMGERSLQAYQEQYDIDTSAVRIFTAYGPRENETHAIVAFMAKAYAGQDPFEIWGDGDQTRNFTYVKDITRALRLAAENITDGTAVNAGISRYVTMNEAVEYVFDYFDWEPDEINYMTDKPEGVRHRAADTTRANELLGWEPEYTVEEGIKNTLDWYVDARDKEYVRENLETLLHER; encoded by the coding sequence GTGGAGGATCTCGTCGCAGCAGGTGCCGACGTGCGTATCGCGGACGATCTTTCGAGTGGGAAGCCGAAAAACCTAGAAGCAGTCGCTGACGATATCGAACTTCTTGAAGGCAATCTTAAACACTGGGAGTTCGCCAACGAGGCAACAGCAGGCGTAGATACTGTTTTCCACCTCGCGGCGGACCACGGCGGACGCGGATATATCTCGAACTACCCAGCGAACTGTGCGACAAACCTAGCGTTGGACAACATCGTCTACGAGACTGCCGCCGAAAACAACGTCGAGCGGATCTGTTTTGCATCAAGTGCTTGTACATATCCAACCGACATCCAACAGGAACGCCAGCGCCTCCACGAAGACATGGTGAGTTTCGACGAACGTGGCGGCGCATACGCCGACGAGATGTATGGATGGGCCAAGCTCATGGGCGAACGGTCGCTGCAAGCCTACCAGGAACAGTACGATATCGATACGAGCGCCGTTCGGATCTTCACTGCGTATGGGCCTCGGGAAAACGAAACCCACGCGATCGTCGCGTTCATGGCGAAAGCATACGCCGGCCAAGATCCCTTCGAGATCTGGGGCGACGGTGACCAAACTCGCAACTTCACCTACGTCAAAGATATCACGCGCGCACTCCGACTCGCTGCTGAGAACATCACCGATGGAACTGCGGTCAACGCCGGTATCAGCCGGTACGTGACGATGAACGAAGCCGTCGAGTATGTCTTTGACTACTTCGACTGGGAACCTGACGAGATCAACTATATGACGGATAAACCAGAGGGGGTCCGTCATCGTGCCGCAGACACCACTCGGGCCAACGAACTCCTCGGCTGGGAACCCGAGTACACCGTCGAGGAGGGGATCAAGAACACGCTCGATTGGTACGTGGACGCCCGCGACAAAGAGTACGTCCGCGAGAACCTCGAAACACTCCTCCACGAGCGATAG
- a CDS encoding IS630 family transposase: MDELLREAEDDHRLRRIGFVKNLYRGDTVPEAADRVGRSPATGGRWAEAWNNGGLDELMPNFGGGRPPKLDEDEQDELIELLRDGQPWKSQEIQHLLAEEFDVEYHPNYLGTFLRKLGLSYAKPRPKRPHRPENPEEMLEERVGDALDEDEQPHNKRAGEDGEGWIVDDDVCTDGGTVVGFFDASQPQPYDNSRRVWYVDDPHIERPLVKTDDSAVGFYALNGESLVKFTEDETKERICEVLETIREQNPGKRILLVLDKHGSHICEYTRKRAHQLGIDFIFLPSGSPHLNPIEKVWDQLKWTMCPIIVENESEFKDLVQDVFEQITHRVSYAKSWCEKFFDFQKLS, translated from the coding sequence ATCGACGAGTTACTTCGGGAAGCCGAAGACGATCACCGTCTTCGGCGGATCGGTTTCGTCAAGAATCTCTACCGAGGCGATACCGTTCCAGAGGCTGCTGATCGAGTAGGACGATCACCAGCGACAGGAGGCCGGTGGGCAGAAGCTTGGAACAACGGCGGACTCGATGAACTCATGCCGAACTTCGGGGGCGGCAGGCCCCCGAAGCTCGATGAGGATGAACAGGACGAGCTGATCGAATTACTGCGTGACGGTCAGCCTTGGAAATCGCAGGAAATTCAGCACCTTCTCGCCGAAGAATTCGACGTCGAATACCACCCGAACTACCTCGGCACGTTCCTGCGGAAACTCGGTCTATCGTATGCGAAGCCGCGGCCAAAGCGTCCACACCGCCCGGAAAATCCAGAAGAGATGCTCGAAGAGCGCGTCGGTGACGCGCTCGACGAGGATGAGCAGCCACACAACAAACGCGCGGGCGAAGATGGAGAAGGATGGATTGTCGACGACGATGTTTGCACCGACGGCGGTACCGTCGTCGGATTCTTTGATGCCTCACAGCCCCAACCATACGATAATTCGCGGCGTGTCTGGTACGTCGACGATCCACACATCGAACGACCGTTGGTCAAGACCGACGATTCTGCGGTGGGGTTCTACGCGCTCAACGGTGAGAGTCTCGTAAAATTCACCGAAGACGAGACGAAAGAACGGATCTGCGAGGTATTGGAGACGATCCGCGAGCAGAATCCCGGCAAGCGGATTCTGCTCGTCTTGGACAAGCACGGTTCGCATATCTGTGAATACACGCGTAAGCGCGCCCATCAGCTCGGAATCGATTTCATCTTCCTCCCGTCTGGATCACCACATCTCAACCCGATCGAGAAAGTCTGGGACCAACTCAAGTGGACGATGTGCCCAATCATCGTCGAAAATGAGAGCGAATTCAAGGATCTCGTACAGGATGTGTTCGAGCAAATAACGCACCGAGTCAGCTACGCAAAAAGCTGGTGTGAGAAGTTCTTTGACTTTCAAAAATTGTCTTAG
- a CDS encoding NAD-dependent epimerase/dehydratase family protein codes for MSIDWERKSALVTGGAGFIGSFLTEELVNRGAHVRVADNLSRGDIDKIEPLLDDIDFRSLDLTTHKGCVEATEDIDYVFHLAASVGGIHYIKRENVNGLAPSVLMNQHMLEAADTNDVDRFLFASSACIYRQQHDDLNRFTEDQAIPADPHSTYGWAKVLGEVACDAYQTDTDLDTASARIFNAFGPRESLDPDSSHVIPSLCRKVIEEPNGGSIELFGDGTQERGFIYVTDLVEGLLHAIEKKADGEPINIGNGSEVVSMNELAEMIIAISEKDLTIEHDLSKPTGTDKYAADTAKMKAELDWEPSTPLKEGLETVYKWAAEELESSKQPAFADGDANK; via the coding sequence ATGAGCATCGACTGGGAGAGGAAATCAGCTCTCGTGACCGGTGGTGCAGGATTTATCGGGTCATTTCTGACCGAAGAACTCGTCAATCGCGGTGCCCACGTTCGTGTCGCGGACAATCTTTCGCGTGGTGATATTGATAAGATCGAGCCTCTTCTTGACGACATTGATTTCCGCTCGCTTGATCTTACCACTCACAAAGGCTGTGTCGAAGCCACCGAGGATATCGACTACGTGTTCCATCTTGCCGCGAGTGTTGGTGGTATCCACTATATAAAACGAGAGAACGTTAACGGTCTCGCACCGAGCGTACTGATGAACCAGCATATGCTCGAAGCCGCGGACACCAACGACGTGGACCGATTTCTCTTCGCGTCGAGCGCCTGCATCTATCGCCAACAACACGACGATCTCAACCGATTCACCGAAGACCAAGCGATCCCTGCTGACCCGCATAGTACCTACGGGTGGGCAAAGGTACTCGGCGAGGTAGCTTGCGACGCTTACCAGACTGACACTGATCTCGACACAGCAAGCGCCCGCATCTTCAATGCTTTCGGACCGCGCGAGAGCCTCGATCCGGATAGCAGTCATGTCATTCCGTCGCTGTGCCGAAAGGTCATTGAGGAACCCAACGGCGGTTCAATCGAACTATTCGGCGACGGAACGCAGGAGCGTGGATTCATCTACGTCACGGACCTCGTCGAAGGGTTGCTCCACGCTATCGAGAAGAAGGCTGATGGCGAACCGATCAATATCGGGAACGGCAGCGAAGTCGTTTCGATGAACGAACTCGCGGAGATGATTATCGCCATTAGTGAAAAAGATCTCACCATTGAACATGATCTCTCGAAACCCACGGGGACAGACAAGTACGCGGCAGACACGGCGAAAATGAAGGCAGAACTCGATTGGGAGCCATCTACGCCGCTTAAGGAAGGACTTGAGACTGTCTACAAGTGGGCAGCAGAGGAACTCGAAAGTTCCAAACAACCAGCTTTCGCAGATGGTGATGCTAACAAATGA
- a CDS encoding glycosyltransferase 87 family protein, with amino-acid sequence MIASKRRITRLVLVFGILAGVASIFYQLSILDLGFGGDFKVYYFAVKDWLTGGPVYGTDVGTYPLPFLYPPLTLLILLPLAIFPTWGMAYLAVAILQIGAGILLSQLIVRFLRRYDVKLSWVDSVLLSLFCIASILTIGGIRNGNINVFLTLFVTLAAVMAYERREIAASTLFVFSTLFKLFLPPCGIWFVAKKRWRAVVGCVVFGGVAVVLNLLVSVGMTERYVAMVFSYSEGRVPAEGIPVDAIAVSLLRPLSQLLDFGGSALSVIAMMFMLCVVGYLAYETDGLIGDMHLLFWVLLIPTMVAYKEYLEFVIFPLFVLLYIVENTTEYVILAAGSLLIISNFRFEIYSAIVSGPLLELGELLFTVGSVPLYGIAVMLLGAVYHHHSK; translated from the coding sequence GTGATAGCATCTAAACGAAGAATCACTCGGTTAGTTCTTGTCTTCGGCATCCTCGCAGGTGTGGCATCAATATTCTACCAGTTGTCAATATTGGATTTGGGCTTCGGCGGTGATTTCAAGGTCTATTATTTCGCCGTGAAGGACTGGTTAACAGGCGGTCCCGTATATGGGACCGATGTGGGAACCTATCCACTCCCATTCCTTTACCCGCCGCTAACACTCCTGATCCTCCTCCCATTAGCGATCTTTCCAACGTGGGGGATGGCGTATTTAGCCGTGGCAATTCTCCAGATCGGAGCTGGAATTTTACTCTCACAGTTGATAGTGCGCTTTCTCCGACGCTACGATGTGAAACTGTCTTGGGTGGATTCTGTACTACTGTCCCTATTTTGCATCGCATCAATCCTCACAATTGGTGGTATTCGGAACGGAAACATCAATGTCTTTCTGACATTATTCGTGACGTTAGCTGCTGTCATGGCCTATGAGAGAAGAGAAATTGCTGCCAGCACCCTTTTTGTCTTTTCGACACTGTTCAAACTATTCCTCCCACCTTGCGGAATATGGTTTGTCGCCAAGAAACGCTGGCGTGCTGTTGTCGGTTGTGTGGTGTTTGGAGGGGTTGCAGTAGTGCTGAACCTGCTGGTCAGTGTTGGAATGACCGAGAGATACGTAGCAATGGTATTCAGTTATTCCGAGGGCCGCGTCCCTGCTGAAGGCATCCCTGTAGACGCGATAGCTGTCTCGCTTCTCCGTCCATTATCGCAACTATTGGACTTTGGAGGGTCAGCTCTATCAGTAATAGCAATGATGTTCATGCTCTGCGTTGTAGGTTATTTAGCCTATGAGACTGACGGCCTGATTGGTGATATGCACCTTCTGTTCTGGGTTTTACTCATCCCAACGATGGTGGCTTACAAAGAATACCTTGAGTTCGTGATTTTTCCGCTATTTGTACTCCTATATATCGTTGAAAACACAACCGAGTACGTGATTTTGGCGGCGGGTTCACTGTTGATCATCTCGAACTTCAGATTTGAAATCTATTCCGCGATTGTCAGTGGCCCACTATTGGAACTCGGAGAACTTCTCTTTACAGTTGGGAGTGTCCCGCTTTATGGTATAGCGGTCATGCTATTGGGAGCGGTCTACCATCACCATAGCAAATGA
- a CDS encoding CDP-glycerol glycerophosphotransferase family protein, which produces MSVAQRFLKFSSFAIVLAISYLFPRRESEWVFIAGEGDRFAENSKYLFLYCIKERDEISASWIGTSEGVVSELRESGFSAYKHDSILGRFRLLRAGVAIETHGPQFGKNLGGATVIDTHHGNALKKMGTDVSEANLGVMKRLKRYLWDSFVGPSNFVVTNIGTPLETFRKAKNLDSSKFIIAPYPRLDVFYQEDKNFNIRTCTQELDKISSMSEQHDIIFYTPTWRNAFGKENGFSLSNIKPNFEKIDRLLKQRDSFMYVSSHPHDELDIPYDQYERVFLLENGDDLYPFLQYCDILITDYSSIFYDFTFEDKPILFYAPDLEQYKSTRGLYFDYEEHVPGPVSESTDELCADLESALNGIDRYEKDRAELQEEFFTDCYEYPSYDAFSSICDEIS; this is translated from the coding sequence ATGTCCGTAGCTCAACGGTTCCTCAAGTTTTCTTCCTTCGCTATTGTTCTCGCCATTTCATACTTGTTCCCTAGACGGGAATCAGAGTGGGTGTTCATCGCTGGAGAAGGCGATCGATTCGCAGAGAACTCAAAATATTTATTTCTCTACTGCATCAAAGAACGAGATGAGATATCAGCTAGCTGGATCGGGACATCTGAAGGAGTCGTCTCAGAACTCCGAGAAAGTGGTTTCTCTGCCTACAAACATGATTCTATACTTGGCCGGTTCCGTCTTCTCAGAGCAGGGGTTGCAATTGAAACCCATGGTCCCCAATTTGGAAAAAATCTTGGTGGCGCAACTGTAATCGATACCCATCACGGAAATGCGCTAAAAAAGATGGGTACCGATGTAAGCGAAGCAAATCTCGGCGTTATGAAACGATTAAAGCGATATCTCTGGGACTCTTTTGTTGGCCCGTCGAATTTTGTCGTCACAAATATAGGTACGCCTCTAGAAACATTCCGAAAAGCCAAAAACCTAGATAGCTCTAAATTCATTATAGCACCATACCCACGGCTTGATGTTTTCTATCAAGAAGATAAAAATTTTAATATCAGAACTTGTACGCAAGAATTGGATAAGATTTCATCGATGTCCGAGCAACATGATATTATATTCTATACACCAACGTGGCGTAACGCCTTTGGCAAAGAAAATGGATTCTCTTTGTCTAATATTAAGCCGAATTTCGAAAAAATTGATCGACTTCTCAAACAGAGAGATTCTTTCATGTATGTATCGTCTCACCCACATGATGAATTGGATATCCCCTATGATCAATACGAACGGGTATTTTTGCTAGAGAATGGTGATGACCTGTACCCGTTTCTCCAATATTGTGACATCCTCATTACCGACTATTCATCAATATTCTATGATTTTACTTTTGAGGACAAACCCATTCTCTTCTATGCGCCAGATCTTGAACAGTATAAATCGACACGAGGATTATATTTTGATTACGAAGAACACGTTCCTGGTCCGGTCTCTGAGTCTACAGACGAACTTTGTGCTGACCTGGAAAGCGCACTTAATGGAATCGATCGCTATGAAAAAGATCGCGCAGAGTTACAAGAGGAATTTTTCACGGATTGCTACGAATATCCCTCCTATGACGCGTTCTCGTCAATCTGTGATGAAATCAGTTAA
- a CDS encoding glycosyltransferase family 4 protein translates to MTDLAVGLQERGLDMTVFTGQPNYHSGANETQPSHEFYKGVEINRIRAPQLRQSSFIRRGFNWIVFTIWMFFALLLSNAPDNRELVFVSNPPFLPLAMWPVCRLRGWEYTYIVYDLYPDFTVETGYFKRGGVIDRVWSRLSAAVFHDAKHIVALGPAMRDRISRVAGADFDVEKIAIIHNWEDEEFIEPKTKDENWFSKTHGLDEQFTLLYSGNIGDNHDLETVIKAATEFENDTKLLIIGEGDNKDSIVELTDQLGLIGDTVEFMPYQPLDDLPYSLTAGDVSLVSVEESLEGVCVSSKLYTALAAGQPVLLIAQPKSDEARILDTCNAGIRVSQGDSEGVAAALETWKSDPELLAEQGQNARSSFENRFTKDHSLDRYFELLSHEHTLSEESPTLSSTRAE, encoded by the coding sequence ATGACGGATCTCGCGGTTGGCCTCCAAGAGCGCGGGCTTGACATGACTGTCTTCACTGGGCAACCGAACTACCATAGTGGGGCGAACGAAACACAACCATCACATGAGTTCTATAAAGGAGTCGAGATCAATCGGATTCGCGCACCTCAACTCCGCCAATCGTCGTTCATCCGTCGAGGATTCAACTGGATCGTCTTTACGATCTGGATGTTTTTCGCCTTGCTGCTGAGCAACGCGCCTGACAATCGCGAACTCGTCTTCGTCTCGAACCCGCCATTCCTACCGCTTGCGATGTGGCCTGTTTGTCGTCTTCGTGGCTGGGAATACACTTATATCGTATACGATCTCTATCCCGATTTCACGGTCGAAACAGGCTATTTCAAACGCGGAGGAGTCATCGATCGGGTTTGGTCGCGTCTGAGTGCAGCAGTATTCCACGATGCAAAGCATATCGTCGCCCTCGGTCCAGCGATGCGCGATCGGATCAGTCGCGTCGCGGGTGCGGACTTCGATGTAGAAAAAATTGCAATCATTCACAACTGGGAAGACGAGGAATTCATCGAGCCAAAAACGAAAGATGAAAACTGGTTTAGCAAAACACACGGTCTTGACGAGCAATTCACGCTTCTCTATTCGGGAAACATCGGGGACAATCACGATCTCGAAACTGTCATCAAAGCAGCAACAGAATTCGAAAACGACACAAAGCTTCTCATCATCGGCGAGGGCGACAACAAAGACAGTATCGTAGAACTGACCGATCAGCTCGGACTCATCGGCGATACGGTGGAATTCATGCCCTACCAACCGCTGGATGATCTCCCATACTCGCTTACGGCTGGCGATGTCTCGCTTGTTTCCGTTGAAGAAAGTTTAGAAGGTGTTTGCGTTTCGAGTAAACTATATACAGCGTTGGCTGCGGGCCAACCAGTGCTTCTCATTGCCCAACCGAAAAGCGATGAAGCACGGATTCTTGACACATGCAATGCTGGGATTCGTGTTTCTCAGGGCGATTCAGAGGGAGTAGCAGCCGCGCTCGAAACGTGGAAGTCGGATCCAGAGTTGCTAGCCGAACAGGGTCAGAACGCCCGTTCGAGTTTCGAAAACCGATTCACGAAAGATCACTCTCTCGACCGGTATTTCGAGCTTCTCTCTCACGAACATACTCTATCGGAGGAATCCCCGACGCTGTCTTCAACCCGCGCCGAATAG
- a CDS encoding IS4 family transposase, which yields MTDEPSSGRIEQRLTTLFPSTALEDHAEAVGVVERDSKFQVPAMVWALVFGFAAGESRTLAAFRRAYNATADKTLSPGGFYQRLTPLFAAYLRNLVEFALDEVAVPHTVSDEFDQFRDIMIADATVLRLHRFLREQYRGRREEQAGAKLHLLHNVTDRTIEKLSITGERPHDSTEFKTGSWLKGRLLILDLAYFKFRRFARIDENGGYFVSRLKRNTKPEIVAELREWRGRAIQLEGEQVFEIAEDLHRKYVDVEVEVEFRRGLYAGTRSWDTKRFRVVGVRNEDADDYHFSITNLPRKWLLPADIATMYRCRWAVELLFRELKTLYELDEFDTANPAVVEILLYAAVLTLLVSRELLELVIEHADDEAVFPPERWAATFRSHAQRILKRLSNYLGYSPPPLLERMAADARKIHQQRPILQERFATAAQSTAGVS from the coding sequence GTGACCGACGAACCCTCCTCGGGCCGAATTGAACAGCGGCTCACTACGCTCTTTCCATCGACGGCTCTCGAAGACCACGCCGAGGCAGTCGGCGTGGTCGAACGCGACAGCAAGTTCCAGGTTCCAGCGATGGTCTGGGCGCTCGTGTTCGGCTTCGCCGCTGGCGAGAGCCGAACACTCGCCGCCTTCCGTCGCGCGTACAACGCTACTGCGGACAAGACGCTCTCACCCGGTGGTTTCTATCAGCGGTTGACACCGCTGTTCGCCGCGTACCTTCGCAACCTCGTCGAGTTCGCGCTCGACGAGGTTGCTGTCCCCCACACTGTCAGTGACGAGTTCGACCAATTCAGGGACATAATGATTGCCGATGCAACCGTTCTGCGATTGCATCGGTTTCTACGCGAACAGTACCGAGGTCGCCGAGAGGAGCAGGCTGGAGCGAAGCTCCACCTGCTCCACAACGTCACCGATCGAACCATCGAGAAGCTCTCCATCACCGGCGAACGTCCCCACGACAGCACCGAGTTCAAGACCGGATCGTGGCTGAAAGGACGGTTGCTGATCCTCGATTTGGCGTACTTCAAGTTCCGTCGCTTCGCTCGGATCGACGAGAACGGCGGTTACTTCGTGAGCCGCCTCAAGCGGAATACGAAACCGGAGATCGTCGCAGAACTGCGCGAATGGCGCGGTCGCGCCATTCAGCTGGAAGGCGAGCAGGTCTTCGAGATCGCGGAGGATCTCCACCGCAAATACGTCGACGTCGAGGTTGAGGTGGAGTTCAGACGCGGGCTGTACGCGGGCACGCGCTCGTGGGATACGAAGCGGTTCCGCGTCGTCGGCGTCCGTAACGAGGACGCCGACGACTACCACTTCTCCATCACGAATCTCCCGCGAAAGTGGTTGTTGCCGGCGGATATAGCTACGATGTACCGTTGCAGGTGGGCGGTGGAATTGCTGTTTCGTGAGCTGAAGACGTTGTACGAACTCGACGAGTTCGACACGGCCAACCCTGCGGTAGTGGAGATTCTGCTGTATGCGGCGGTGCTGACGCTGTTGGTGAGCCGCGAGTTGCTGGAGTTGGTGATTGAGCACGCGGACGATGAGGCGGTGTTCCCCCCGGAACGCTGGGCGGCGACCTTCCGGTCGCACGCCCAGCGGATCCTCAAGCGACTCAGCAACTATCTCGGCTACTCGCCACCGCCGCTGTTAGAGCGGATGGCAGCCGACGCACGGAAGATCCATCAACAACGCCCAATCCTACAGGAACGGTTCGCTACCGCCGCTCAATCCACCGCTGGAGTTAGCTAA
- a CDS encoding glycosyltransferase family 4 protein, protein MTDVVVVDQGTPGGRDTYTRNLVSMLRTNGWEVSTIRMTSDADIQISLLTGSDLEFLLRFTILGLIGQLPNASIVHTQRTVELLPFYLLRSDAQMVVTCHGKDTLEMSLHRPWWVVSLYNAVESIAIRSADQVICVDQSTKQYLLQKHDLPDDRFVVIPVGADGTIFNPRSQAECRHQSDYELDDDILLFAGRLSEVKNLPLLLNTFVEVQRRRECFLVIAGDGGQREALERSLHKRGLNEFVNLCGTVEHHVLADLMNLADCLLLTSDHEGSPNVVREARACGLPVVSTDVGDVSQIITDNSQGYVVTERSPEVIADRVELVLDDNSASRSPDRKVLFEFTYNRIETLYFKN, encoded by the coding sequence GTGACCGACGTAGTGGTAGTTGATCAAGGAACGCCCGGCGGACGAGACACATACACAAGGAATCTCGTTTCCATGTTACGGACGAACGGGTGGGAAGTCTCTACTATCCGGATGACTTCCGACGCTGACATCCAAATATCCCTTCTGACCGGATCTGACCTCGAGTTTCTACTCCGATTCACCATACTCGGGTTAATTGGACAACTCCCGAACGCGAGTATTGTACACACGCAGCGGACCGTCGAGCTGCTCCCCTTCTACTTGCTCAGATCCGACGCACAAATGGTGGTCACATGCCACGGAAAAGACACTTTGGAGATGAGTTTACATCGACCCTGGTGGGTGGTTTCTCTGTACAACGCGGTCGAATCGATTGCAATACGATCTGCTGATCAGGTGATCTGTGTCGACCAGTCTACGAAACAGTACCTCCTCCAGAAACACGACCTACCTGACGACAGATTCGTTGTGATTCCGGTCGGTGCCGATGGAACCATTTTCAATCCAAGATCGCAGGCCGAGTGCCGTCATCAAAGCGATTATGAACTGGACGACGACATCCTCCTTTTTGCTGGAAGATTATCAGAAGTAAAGAATTTACCGTTACTCTTGAATACATTTGTCGAGGTACAGAGACGTCGGGAGTGTTTCTTGGTCATTGCCGGTGACGGTGGACAAAGAGAAGCACTCGAGCGGTCGCTACACAAACGAGGCTTAAACGAGTTCGTCAACCTGTGTGGCACCGTTGAACACCACGTGTTAGCGGATTTGATGAACCTTGCCGACTGTCTGTTACTCACGTCTGATCATGAAGGAAGCCCGAATGTGGTCCGGGAAGCACGTGCCTGCGGTCTTCCGGTCGTCTCAACAGACGTCGGTGATGTAAGTCAGATTATTACGGATAACTCACAAGGATATGTTGTCACGGAGCGTTCACCGGAAGTTATCGCTGATCGAGTTGAACTGGTCCTAGATGACAATTCGGCCTCTCGAAGTCCTGACCGGAAGGTGTTGTTCGAATTTACTTACAACCGTATCGAGACATTGTACTTTAAGAATTAG